The genomic window TCCTGAAATTGTTGAAGGGATAAAACATTATCATCGTAATATCGAAGACATCGACTACATTACCTTCTCGGGGACATGCGAACCTACACTTAATCCTGAACTGGGGGAAATGATCGATGGCATCCGACAAATATCTTCTGTACCCATATGTGTGATAACTAATTCTTCTCTCACAGGCAGGGATGATGTACGCCACAGTCTTGCAAAGGCCGATCTTGTGGTTGCTACCCTGGTTTCAGGTTACGATAAAACCTTTGAAAATATAAACAGGCCTGCTTCCGGTATCCGGCTGGATGATATTATAGAAGGCCTTGCATCACTTTCCCATATGGGCACTTGCAGGCTCTCCATTGAAGTCATGTTTGTCGACAGTGATAAATTTGGATACAACACATCGGATTCTGAAATCTCTCGTCTTGCCGACATTCTGGAATATATCAATCCGGATGAAGTTGAGGTACTTACCATTACCCGTCCGCCCGCTGAATCTTCCTTAAAGGCTGTCGATGAAATAAGATTGAAGGAAATTGCCAGTTATTTTGACAGCAGGCTTGGCAGAAAGAAGGTGCGTTTGGTACTGCGTGGTATCAGGAAAGGGCGCTCCACTATCAAGCATGAGAATATTGAAGAAGAGGTTTATGACCTAATCCTGCGTCGTCCCTGTGCCACAGAGCAGGTGATTGCCTCCCTTGGTCTTAATATGGAAACTCTTATTCCTGTTCTCGAGAATATGGAATATGAGGGAAAGATTGAGTCGGTCCGGGAAGGCAAGACCTGGTATTATAGAGTTTTGTGATTATTCTTTCCTGCGACCACTAAATATATACATGAATAATCGTTATATATTCGTGTTATTTTAGGGGATGGCATAACCTATGAAGGAAACAATAGAATCGTCACTTGCAGAGGAACGTGTTTTTGAACCATCTGAAGATTTCAAAGCCCGGGCCAATATGAATGACCCGGACATTTACCGTAAAGCAGATGAGGATCTTGAAGGATTCTGGGGAGATCTTGCGGAAAATATTGACTGGTTTGAAAAATGGGATCGGGTACTTGAATGGAATCCTCCTCACAGTAATTGGTTCCTGAATGGTAAGGTCAATGCATCATATAATTGCCTGGACAGACATCTTTCTGCAAAAGGGGATAAACCAGCCATTATATGGGAAGGGGAGATGGAGAATACCCGCACCTACACTTACAATGAACTATTTTATTCCACCTGCCGCTTTGCCAACGCATTGAAAGAATTGGGAGTTCAGAAAGGGGATATTGTTACAATATACCTGCCGATGATCCCCGAAGCTGTGATTGCGATGCTTGCCTGTGCAAGGATTGGTGCCCCTCATAGTGTGGTATTTGCCGGTTTTTCCCATGAGGCACTTGCTCAACGTATTGAAAACGCAGGCAGCAAATTTGTCATTACATGTGATGGTTACTATCATAAAGGTAAATTAATAGATCAGAAAGAAAAAACCGATATGGGACTGGAAAAAACAGAGGGAGTGGAACACGCCCTTGTTGTAAATCACACTGCAACCCCGGTAAATTTCATTGAGGGGCGGGATGTGTGGTGGCATGAGCTTGAAAAAAAGGTTGATTACCAGTGTCCTGCAGAACATATGGATTCTGAAGATACGCTTTTTTTAATGTATACCAGTGGAACCACAGGGAAACCCAAGGGGGTGGTTCACAGTACAGGCGGTTATCTTGTAGGTACCTGTATTACTGCCAGCTGGGTATTTGATCTGAAGGATGATGATATTTACTGGTGTACGGCAGATGTGGGATGGATTACCGGTCATTCCTATATTGCATATGGTCCCCTTCTCAACGGCGCAACAGTGCTACTTTATGAAGGAGCTCCCGACTATCCCGAAAAAGGGCGGTTTTGGGACATTATTGAAAAACATGGTGTTACAATATTCTATACGGCACCTACCGCTATCAGGACATTTATGAAATGGGGCGAACATCTGCCTCTTAAACATGATCTCTCCTCCCTTCGTTTGTTGGGTAGTGTCGGGGAACCTATCAACCCCAAGGCTTGGTTGTGGTATTATGAGAATATCGGAGGCAAGCGCTGTCCTATAGTGGATACCTGGTGGCAGACAGAAACAGGTATGATAATGATCACACCCCTTCCAGGCATTACTTCGATGAAACCCGGTAGTGCTGTCCGTCCGTTCCCGGGAATCAAGATCTCCATACTCGATGAAGAAGGAAATGCTGTTCCAGAAGGTCAGGGAGGTTATCTTGCAATTGAAAAACCCTGGCCCAGTATGATCCGGACCATTCACGGGGATGAAGAACGTTTCATTAAAACTTACTGGAGTAAATGGGGCACTGATATCTATATGTCCGGAGATGGTGCCCGTATTGATAGGGATGGTTATGTCTGGGTACTTGGAAGACTTGATGATGTGATCAAGGTCTCCGGTCACAGACTGGGTACCATGGAAATTGAAAGTTCCCTTGTGTCCCATCCGGCCGTTGCAGAAGCTGCTGTTGAGGGGAAAGAGGATGAAATTAAGGGGGAGGTAATAGTTGGTTATGTTGTGCTTGAAGCCGATGTTCCTGTCAGCGATGAGCTGAAAGAGCAACTTAAGGGTCATGTTGTAGATGAGATTGGGCCGATAGCCCGTCCGGCGGCGATAGTTTTTGCCGAGGATCTGCCAAAGACACGTAGTGGAAAGATTATGCGTCGAGTCCTGCGTGCAATAACAAATAATACTGATCCGGGGGATGTGACAACTCTGCAGAATCCTGAAGTGGTTGAAGAACTCAAAAGAAAAGTTCATCTATCAGATTAACATTCAAACTGCTAGAGGTTTAATTTTCATGGAAAGGAATACCGGCCTTATAGTTGCAATGGATGTTACGCGTATGGATAGTGCCGTCGAGATTGCCAGCGAAGTTGCTGAATGTGTGGATGCCATAAAGGTGGGTTATCCTCTGGTGCTCTCAGAAGGTTTAAGTGTAATATCCCGGCTTGCCGATTATGCTCCTGTCATTGCTGACTTTAAGGTTGCCGACATTCCAAACACGGATGAACTTATCTGTGAGCAGGTATTCAAGGCAGGTGCCAGCGGTGTAATCGTACATGGTTTTACAGGTGAAGATAGCCTGAAAGCCTGTATAGATGTGGCCCGACGTTATGATGGGGATATTTATGTAGTCTCTGAAATGAGCCATCCGGGTGGTGCGAAATATTTCCAGCCGATAGCCGATGAAATTGCTTCAATGGCGTATGAATTCGGTGCTACCGGTATTGTCGCACCGGCTACCCGGCCCGAAAGGGTAAAGCACCTGCGCTCTATAATAGGTGATGGCCTTTCTATTATCTCCCCGGGTGTAGGTGCACAGGGAGGTAAAGCATCTGATGTAATTGAAGCAGGTGCGAACTGGATTATTGTGGGTCGAAGTATTTATAATTCAGAAAACCCCAAAGAAACAGCCATGGAACTTGTTACCGGGATCGGTATTTAAGGATAAAAGCCAGTGATGATATACTCTTCTGAGATAATGATGAGCCCTATGAGTTCTGAGGCTTTTGCTTTTTACATTTGGGTCCGGTGTTGATTTATATTCAGGAGAATGTGCATGGCCAAAAATGAGTTGACCATAAATTGTCGGGATGGGGATTGTGAACCTCTTCTTGAAACATCTGCCGGTGAAAAAGTTTTCAGGTCAGGCACAGATTCCGTTATAGTTACACTACCAAAAGACAGGAGAATAATTTCCAATTCCTGGCTCAATGGTGGTATCCGTGATGATATTAATGTCCTCCTAAATCAGCGAATAGGAAGGCATGTTGGAAGTGAGGGCGATTTAGAGGAAGGAAGTGTTGAAGGCTATCTAGCCCATGAAGCGGAGCAACTTGGCTTTTCTGCATCAAATGCATCTGCATTGC from Methanohalophilus halophilus includes these protein-coding regions:
- a CDS encoding radical SAM protein, producing MTKRKSRLIYGPILSRRLGRSLGIDVISNPSSRKNCNFDCIYCQLGSVPNKIQSVEDVIGCVSSPEIVEGIKHYHRNIEDIDYITFSGTCEPTLNPELGEMIDGIRQISSVPICVITNSSLTGRDDVRHSLAKADLVVATLVSGYDKTFENINRPASGIRLDDIIEGLASLSHMGTCRLSIEVMFVDSDKFGYNTSDSEISRLADILEYINPDEVEVLTITRPPAESSLKAVDEIRLKEIASYFDSRLGRKKVRLVLRGIRKGRSTIKHENIEEEVYDLILRRPCATEQVIASLGLNMETLIPVLENMEYEGKIESVREGKTWYYRVL
- the acs gene encoding acetate--CoA ligase encodes the protein MKETIESSLAEERVFEPSEDFKARANMNDPDIYRKADEDLEGFWGDLAENIDWFEKWDRVLEWNPPHSNWFLNGKVNASYNCLDRHLSAKGDKPAIIWEGEMENTRTYTYNELFYSTCRFANALKELGVQKGDIVTIYLPMIPEAVIAMLACARIGAPHSVVFAGFSHEALAQRIENAGSKFVITCDGYYHKGKLIDQKEKTDMGLEKTEGVEHALVVNHTATPVNFIEGRDVWWHELEKKVDYQCPAEHMDSEDTLFLMYTSGTTGKPKGVVHSTGGYLVGTCITASWVFDLKDDDIYWCTADVGWITGHSYIAYGPLLNGATVLLYEGAPDYPEKGRFWDIIEKHGVTIFYTAPTAIRTFMKWGEHLPLKHDLSSLRLLGSVGEPINPKAWLWYYENIGGKRCPIVDTWWQTETGMIMITPLPGITSMKPGSAVRPFPGIKISILDEEGNAVPEGQGGYLAIEKPWPSMIRTIHGDEERFIKTYWSKWGTDIYMSGDGARIDRDGYVWVLGRLDDVIKVSGHRLGTMEIESSLVSHPAVAEAAVEGKEDEIKGEVIVGYVVLEADVPVSDELKEQLKGHVVDEIGPIARPAAIVFAEDLPKTRSGKIMRRVLRAITNNTDPGDVTTLQNPEVVEELKRKVHLSD
- the pyrF gene encoding orotidine-5'-phosphate decarboxylase, giving the protein MERNTGLIVAMDVTRMDSAVEIASEVAECVDAIKVGYPLVLSEGLSVISRLADYAPVIADFKVADIPNTDELICEQVFKAGASGVIVHGFTGEDSLKACIDVARRYDGDIYVVSEMSHPGGAKYFQPIADEIASMAYEFGATGIVAPATRPERVKHLRSIIGDGLSIISPGVGAQGGKASDVIEAGANWIIVGRSIYNSENPKETAMELVTGIGI